The following coding sequences lie in one Arachis stenosperma cultivar V10309 chromosome 5, arast.V10309.gnm1.PFL2, whole genome shotgun sequence genomic window:
- the LOC130983234 gene encoding putative pentatricopeptide repeat-containing protein At1g12700, mitochondrial — protein sequence MLSSSTSSFTFIFRYSLLHIPNFVSFPSSSSLHSHSTRQVDEAVHSFTRMLSMRRPPSIIQFTKILGSLAKTNHFPTAISLFRQLQASGIAPSIVTLNILINCCCGMGRMTLAFSVLAKIFRMDYQPDTVTFTTILKGLCLSGSVEKAVCFHDRVLAHGFHFNQVTYGTLINGLCKTGHTSAAIQVLRKIPRHGIAPNVFMYSAIIDSLCKVTLVSEAFHLYSEMLARGIFPNVITYNTLIYGLCLAGQLKEAIDLLSDMVLRNITPDVYTYSTLIDGLCKEGKIKDAKNVLAVMTKHGVKPNVVTYNSLMDGYCLVNQVNKAKYVFNTMADNRVFPDVRSYTIMINGFCKSKMIDDALNLFEEMRRKNFVPDTVTYNTLIDGLGKSRRILCALELLEKMHDRGQPANIVTYSSLLDALFNIKQHDKALMLFNQMKESGIDPNIYTYTILIDGLCKSGWLKNAKEIFQDLSIKGYHLNTRIYNVMIKGLCKESLLDEALALKLEMEDNGCSPDAVTYETTIRALLEKGENDQALKHLHEMIARGLLKRH from the coding sequence ATGTTGTCATCCTCAACCTCAAGTTTCACTTTCATTTTTAGGTATTCTCTTCTCCATATCCCTAATTTTGTTTCCTTCCCTTCCTCTTCATCCCTTCACTCTCATTCTACTCGCCAAGTTGATGAAGCTGTTCATTCCTTCACTCGCATGCTCTCTATGCGTCGCCCTCCATCCATCATCCAATTCACCAAGATTTTGGGATCTCTTGCCAAGACCAACCATTTCCCTACCGCCATTTCCCTTTTTCGGCAATTGCAAGCCAGTGGAATTGCGCCCAGCATAGTCACTTTGAATATCTTAATCAATTGTTGCTGCGGCATGGGTCGTATGACGCTTGCTTTCTCTGTGTTGGCCAAGATTTTCAGAATGGATTATCAACCTGATACGGTAACATTCACAACAATCCTGAAAGGTCTCTGTCTCTCTGGTAGTGTTGAAAAAGCAGTGTGCTTTCATGACAGAGTGCTGGCTCATGGATTTCACTTCAACCAAGTCACTTATGGTACCTTGATTAATGGGCTCTGTAAGACCGGACACACATCAGCTGCTATTCAAGTGCTGAGAAAGATCCCACGGCATGGGATTGCTCCTAATGTCTTCATGTACAGCGCAATTATTGATAGCCTCTGCAAGGTTACACTTGTAAGTGAGGCTTTTCATTTATACTCTGAAATGCTTGCTAGGGGAATTTTTCCCAATGTTATCACCTACAATACTCTAATTTATGGATTGTGCCTTGCGGGCCAACTTAAGGAAGCCATTGATTTGTTAAGTGATATGGTGCTTCGAAACATTACTCCTGATGTTTATACCTATAGTACTTTGATCGATGGACTATGCAAGGAAGGAAAGATCAAGGATGCTAAGAATGTGTTGGCTGTAATGACAAAACATGGTGTGAAACCAAATGTGGTTACTTATAATAGCTTAATGGACGGATATTGTTTGGTTAATCAGGTAAATAAGGCAAAATATGTATTCAACACAATGGCCGATAATAGAGTGTTTCCTGATGTTCGGAGTTACACTATCATGATTAATGGCTTTTGCAAAAGTAAAATGATCGATGACGCCTTGAATCTCTTCGAAGAGATGCGTCGCAAGAACTTTGTTCCTGACACGGTAACTTACAATACTCTAATTGATGGCTTGGGAAAATCAAGGAGAATCCTTTGTGCCTTGGAGCTTCTTGAAAAGATGCATGATCGAGGTCAACCCGCCAATATAGTCACTTACAGTTCTTTGCTGGATGCTTTGTTCAATATCAAACAACATGACAAGGCACTTATGTTATTCAATCAAATGAAAGAGAGTGGCATTGATCcgaatatatatacatacaccATACTTATAGATGGCCTGTGCAAAAGTGGATGGCTTAAAAATGCAAAAGAGATTTTTCAAGATCTTTCCATTAAAGGGTATCACCTAAACACAAGGATATACAATGTTATGATAAAGGGGCTCTGCAAAGAGAGCCTACTTGATGAAGCATTGGCCTTAAAGTTGGAAATGGAAGACAATGGTTGCTCTCCGGATGCTGTAACTTACGAAACAACTATTCGTGCTCTGTTGGAAAAAGGTGAAAATGATCAAGCGCTGAAACATCTTCATGAAATGATTGCTAGAGGCTTATTGAAAAGACACTAA